The genomic stretch TGAACCATCAGCACTACAACTAGAAGCAAAGGCTTTGCTGAAGAGTGGGTGGTGGAAAAGCGCCAACACCAACAATGTCTCAAGTGGTTGCAAGTGGCCTGGTATTACTTGCAATGCTGGTGGAAGCGTCACAGAGATTAGAGTTGCTTACTATTTGGGAGAGATGTCAAAACTCAACCTctctttctttccaaatttaGTCCGCCTTGATCTTCACAAAGCTGGACTTCAGGGGAGTATCTCAGTTGAGATAGGTACTCTATCGAAACTCACCTACCTTGATCTGTCCCATAATAATTTGAAAGGTGAGTTGCCTCTTTCGCTCACAAACCTTGCCCAATTAGTGGTGTTTAACGTTTCTTATAATCAAATCACTGGACCAATCCCTGCTTCTCTTTCGCTTTTAATCCATCTCTCCCATTTTGTTTTGTATACCAATCAAATCAATGGTTTCATACCATTAGAAATAGAAAAGCTGAGCAATTTGTCCATATTAGACCTAGGTGGTAACATGCTCACTGGTCCAATCCCTTCCACTTTGGGTAATTTAActaatttgaaatatttgtaTCTTGATTCCAATCAAATCAATGATTCCATTCCCCCAGAAATAGGAAACCTGAAGAATTTGATTTACTTGTTACTCACGAATAATAGCCTTAATGGTCAAATCCCTTCAACTATAGGTCATTTAACCAATTTGAAAGGATTGAATCTAGATTCCAATCAAATCAATGGTCAAATCCCATCAACTATAGGTCACTTAACCAATTTGGAATATTTGTCTCTTTATTCCAATCAAATCAATGGTCAAATCCCTTCAACTATAGGTCACTTAACCAATTTGGaagatttgtttctttattCCAATCAAATCAATGGTTCCATTCCTCGTGAAATCGGAAACCTGAAGAATTTGATTTACTTGGACCTCAGCAATAATAGTCTCAATGGTCAAATCCCTTCAACTATAGGTCATTCGACTAATTTGTCATATTTGTCCCTTAGTCAAAATCAAATTAAGGGTTCCATCCCAATAGAAATAGGGAACTTGAAGAGTTTGTCCTTTCTGAATCTTGCTCATAACAATCTAATTGGTCATATCCCCACTCAAATCGGCAACCTTCATTCATTGAATTCTCTTAACCTTAGTCATAACTTTATCAGTGGAGAACCACCTGTTGAACTTGGGACTATTGACAAGTTACTGTTCTTGGATATCAGCTACAATAATCTTACCGGCAATGTTCCCAATAGTTACATTTCCATTAAAAGCGTCAACTTGTCATACAATTATTTGACAGGTCCGGTTCCAACAGGGTTTGATCGGAACCATACACGCCACACATTAATTGGCAACAAATATTTGTGCGGTGACACCATGGGTTTCCCTCCTTGTAAGAACTCAATTGtaacaaaagtgaaaattttcGTTGCAATCGCCATTCCCCTTGGATTCTTAGTTCTTGGGGGCTTTCTCATGTGTCGATGCATGGTCAAGGAAACCCAATTTGAGTCAATAGAAACAAAGAATGGAAATTTGTTCTCGATATGGAATTATGATGGACAAATTGCATATGAAGACATCATTGAAGCAACCGAGGATTTTGATCTAAAATATTGTATTGGAACTGGTGGTTACGGTAGCGTTTACAAAGCAAAATTGCCTGGTGGAAAAGTGATTGCCTTGAAGAGACTTCATCGGCTGGAGGCTGAGAACCCGACTTTTGATATGAGTTTTAGAAATGAGGTAAAAGTGTTAACAGAGATTCGTCATCGAAACATCATAAAACTTCATGGATTTTGTTTGCATAAGCGATGCATGTTTTTGGTTTACGAGTACATGGAAAGGGGAAgcctattttgtattttaaatagcGATGTTGAAGCTATGGAATTGGATTGGAGCAAGAGAGTAAACATCATCAAAGGCACTGCCCACGCTTTATCTTACCTGCATCATGATTGCATTCCAGCAATTGTTCATCGAGATATAACAAGCAACAATATTCTATTGAACAATAAACTAGAGGCTTTTGTCTCTGACTTTGGCACAGCTAAGCTTCTTGATCCTGATTCGTCCAATCAAACGTTAGTTGCCGGCACTTACGGTTACATTGCCCCAGGTGaactaatatctttttttattataagttatatctttatacatttatttattcattaagTGTGGCCTATTGTTCTAAAAGGTATATTTAGCCACATACAACAAATGTATTTCCCAATATTTGTGCCAGTAGGGTTACCTTGTAATTTACTGATTCATGCATGATCGCAAACAACCAGTTTCACTATAGAATGCAATGACAAGTTTTGATCAACTTCTTTGCGttcaaaatatacaaaagaaaaaaaaaaggagaaagaacaaaattaaaagaaactcttttttgttttcaatttttcttgttttcttataattttgtttttcttgttttatatatatgcagagTTGGCCTATACCATGAAAGTTACTGAAAAGTgcgatgtttatagctttggagttGTGGCACTTGAAATATTAATGGGAATACATCCAACAGAATTTATGACTTCATTATCCTCAACTTCTTCTCAGAATATGATGTTACATGAAATATTAGACCAACGTTTGCCACCTCCCAATCATCTGGTTGCACAAGATATTTTCCTCATTGCTACAATAGCATTTGCATGCATACACACCAAACCAAAGTCTCGGCCTACAATGCAATGCGTGACTCAAGAATTTCTTTCTCCAATGAAATCAATAGCCAAGCCTTTACATGCAGTTTCACTAAGGCAGCTAAGGAACCAAGAAATGCATATGGTTGCATGCATGAGGGAATGAAACTCAATTATGAAGTGTTTGTTGCTAGGCTAATTATCATACGGTTTGCAGAACTTATACATTTACAATAAATGTTGTGTATGTCAATTATAAAGCCATTAATTATGTGTCTAGCGTATGTATATtgtatatatgaaattttagtttttctgtTTATCCAATAATTCTTGTTTTGTATCATCTTTTATGGTCTAGAGTGTTATGGAGACtatgatgcatatattgttTAACACAAGTGTATTTGCTACTCTTGTTTACCACTCTATTCATTTGTATTAGATTTGATTCATGGGTATCTTTTTCATTAGATAATGTATTTGTTAGCATAAGTTTTATTCAGGattctaaaaaaatatggtaTGTTGACTTAGGAGCCGATCGAGTCTACTGTCTTTAGCTTAACACCCCCGGCAACTATCCAGATCGAGTATTCTCTGGAGACAAAGGCATAACCAAATGGTACAcaacaaaatgttttcaataCCATAAATGGTTTATCTGGAGACAGACTTTCATATTCTCGGCATTTGGTTCGGCTATAATGTTAGTTTTGGGTTTCTAGGGCTAATTTTCAAGTGAAGGCTTGGTTTTAGGTTAAGCTACTCCCTTGAGggttaaaaatgattttctatGCTCAAGGGCAGAGGTTGGACTTGGGATGATAAACTCTCAATGCATCACAATAAGATTCCTGATTCTTGTTTTGAGAGGAATAAAGCTGTGAGGCAAACCAtggagttaattaccagttatttGATTTCACTAGGGCGTAATAGTGCTCTCCTATTGTTTTCTTAGTGTTCTCTTGGTCCTAGGTCAAAAAAGAAActtctcttatttctctcacttaatttttagaaaaataatatttaggaCCAAAAGAACATTATGAGAACACCAAGAGGTGTAAGAGTGTGGTTGGGACTGTGAATTCATTAAcatgcaattttaaaccaaattgcagaAAGTAAatcgtttgggattgcgtttttaaaaaattgcgatttgaaaatgcagaaaATATGCTTTTTCAAATGGCAGGtaaggagatttttttttaaaacgcacaattttaaaggctaaattgtgattttaaaggtAAAACCTCGATTTTGACAAACAtttaactgtgtttttaaatcgcacatttttaaatcgttatttttaaatcgcaaacaCAAACGGACCCTAATTCTAGTTCCTCTTGTATTattcttgtgtcactccaaaaacgaggtgacttttaaaatcacaatttgatcaaaatctaataatgattaatcgtaagctcaatagtgattttaagagccaaaTCATTCTTAGAGGGATACAAGAGTGACAAAAGAGTGATTTGTAGtattattcctaaaaaaaaaaaa from Corylus avellana chromosome ca1, CavTom2PMs-1.0 encodes the following:
- the LOC132164100 gene encoding MDIS1-interacting receptor like kinase 2-like, with protein sequence MAPSLPIAMVLLAWSTSILFCGTYLDPATPFVRASEPSALQLEAKALLKSGWWKSANTNNVSSGCKWPGITCNAGGSVTEIRVAYYLGEMSKLNLSFFPNLVRLDLHKAGLQGSISVEIGTLSKLTYLDLSHNNLKGELPLSLTNLAQLVVFNVSYNQITGPIPASLSLLIHLSHFVLYTNQINGFIPLEIEKLSNLSILDLGGNMLTGPIPSTLGNLTNLKYLYLDSNQINDSIPPEIGNLKNLIYLLLTNNSLNGQIPSTIGHLTNLKGLNLDSNQINGQIPSTIGHLTNLEYLSLYSNQINGQIPSTIGHLTNLEDLFLYSNQINGSIPREIGNLKNLIYLDLSNNSLNGQIPSTIGHSTNLSYLSLSQNQIKGSIPIEIGNLKSLSFLNLAHNNLIGHIPTQIGNLHSLNSLNLSHNFISGEPPVELGTIDKLLFLDISYNNLTGNVPNSYISIKSVNLSYNYLTGPVPTGFDRNHTRHTLIGNKYLCGDTMGFPPCKNSIVTKVKIFVAIAIPLGFLVLGGFLMCRCMVKETQFESIETKNGNLFSIWNYDGQIAYEDIIEATEDFDLKYCIGTGGYGSVYKAKLPGGKVIALKRLHRLEAENPTFDMSFRNEVKVLTEIRHRNIIKLHGFCLHKRCMFLVYEYMERGSLFCILNSDVEAMELDWSKRVNIIKGTAHALSYLHHDCIPAIVHRDITSNNILLNNKLEAFVSDFGTAKLLDPDSSNQTLVAGTYGYIAPELAYTMKVTEKCDVYSFGVVALEILMGIHPTEFMTSLSSTSSQNMMLHEILDQRLPPPNHLVAQDIFLIATIAFACIHTKPKSRPTMQCVTQEFLSPMKSIAKPLHAVSLRQLRNQEMHMVACMRE